The following proteins come from a genomic window of Nostoc sp. TCL26-01:
- the gcvP gene encoding aminomethyl-transferring glycine dehydrogenase, with protein sequence MVYYASINQSYSDRQRLSDQKQDLNNFIHRHIGTSSPDIQQMLEVLGFATLDELIDQTVPSAIQLNQALQLPAAQTEYAALAQLKQIASKNQVFRSYIGMGYYDTITPPVIGRNILENPGWYTAYTPYQPEIAQGRLEALLNFQTMIIDLTGLEIANASLLDEATAAAEAMSMSYGVAKNKANAYFVSHDCHPQTIDVLQTRAEPLGIKIIVGDHQTFDFTQPIFGAVLQYPASDGTIYDYRAFIEQAHAQGALVTVAADPLSLTLLTPPGEFGADIAVGSTQRFGIPLGFGGPHAAFFATKEEYKRLVPGRIVGVSKDVHGKTALRLALQTREQHIRREKATSNICTAQVLLAVMASMYAVYHGADGLKQIAENIHQLTVTLAAGLKRLGYKISSAHFFDTLRVELGETNLETILEGCQAKNINLRIFDHTAVGISLDETTTPQDLIDLWHIFAGENELSFTPEELKSSQSLPLPRTTTYLTHPIFNRYHSETELLRYLHKLETKDLSLTTSMIPLGSCTMKLNATAEMIPVTWEEFGRIHPFAPLSQTHGYQVLFQQLETWLGEITGFAGVSLQPNAGSQGEYTGLLVIRQYHTSRGEAHRNVCLIPTSAHGTNPASAVMCGMKVVAVACDADGNIDVDDLKAKAEKHSHELAALMVTYPSTHGVFEAGIQEICAVIHSHGGQVYMDGANMNAQVGICRPGDIGADVCHLNLHKTFCIPHGGGGPGMGPIGVASHLVPFLPGHPVMGTGDWGLGTGKQEISNTKVGAVAAAPWGSASILVISWMYIAMMGADGLTQATKVAILNANYIAKRLEDYYPVLYKGQNGLVAHECILDLRSLKKSANIEIDDVAKRLMDYGFHAPTVSWPVGGTIMVEPTESESKAELDRFCDALIAIRQEIAEIEAGKMDTQDNLLKNAPHTVESLISGEWQHSYSREQAAYPAPWTREHKFWPSVGRIDAAFGDRNFVCSCLPMDAYS encoded by the coding sequence GTGGTATATTATGCCTCTATAAATCAGTCTTATAGCGATCGCCAACGACTAAGCGATCAAAAGCAAGATTTAAATAATTTTATACATAGACATATAGGAACATCATCACCAGACATTCAGCAAATGCTTGAGGTCTTGGGCTTTGCTACTCTAGATGAGCTAATTGATCAAACAGTACCATCGGCAATTCAGCTAAATCAAGCGCTACAGTTACCAGCAGCACAAACTGAGTACGCCGCACTAGCCCAGTTAAAACAAATTGCCTCGAAAAATCAGGTGTTTCGCTCATACATTGGTATGGGGTATTACGATACGATTACTCCACCCGTAATTGGACGAAATATTTTAGAAAATCCTGGGTGGTATACTGCCTACACTCCCTATCAACCAGAAATTGCCCAAGGACGACTAGAAGCGCTGCTGAATTTCCAAACCATGATTATCGATTTGACAGGGTTGGAAATTGCCAATGCTTCCCTACTAGATGAAGCAACAGCCGCCGCCGAAGCCATGAGTATGAGTTATGGTGTTGCTAAAAATAAAGCCAATGCCTATTTTGTTTCTCATGATTGTCATCCCCAAACTATTGATGTCTTGCAAACACGGGCTGAACCTTTAGGGATTAAAATTATTGTCGGTGATCATCAGACCTTTGATTTTACTCAACCGATCTTCGGGGCAGTTCTCCAATATCCGGCCAGTGATGGTACAATCTACGACTACCGCGCTTTTATCGAACAAGCCCATGCTCAAGGTGCATTGGTCACGGTAGCCGCCGATCCTTTAAGCTTAACTTTACTGACTCCTCCCGGCGAATTTGGTGCTGATATTGCCGTTGGTAGCACCCAGCGCTTTGGTATTCCTTTAGGTTTTGGCGGCCCCCACGCTGCATTCTTTGCCACTAAAGAAGAATACAAGCGGCTAGTTCCAGGACGAATTGTGGGTGTATCGAAAGATGTCCACGGTAAAACAGCTTTGCGGCTAGCTTTGCAAACCCGCGAACAACACATCCGTCGGGAAAAAGCTACCAGTAATATTTGTACAGCCCAGGTACTACTCGCTGTAATGGCAAGTATGTATGCTGTCTATCATGGTGCGGATGGACTTAAACAAATTGCCGAAAATATCCATCAGCTAACTGTAACTTTGGCAGCAGGATTAAAGCGTCTGGGTTACAAGATTAGTTCTGCACATTTCTTTGATACCTTGCGAGTCGAGTTAGGCGAAACTAATTTAGAAACTATTCTCGAAGGTTGCCAAGCCAAAAACATTAACTTGCGGATTTTTGATCATACTGCTGTGGGTATCTCCTTAGACGAAACTACCACACCACAAGATTTAATCGACTTGTGGCATATCTTCGCAGGTGAAAATGAGCTATCCTTTACCCCAGAAGAACTAAAATCTTCCCAATCTCTCCCCCTCCCTCGTACTACTACCTACCTGACTCACCCCATATTCAACCGCTATCATTCCGAAACAGAATTACTGCGTTATCTCCACAAATTAGAGACTAAAGATTTGTCTTTAACAACATCGATGATTCCCTTGGGTTCCTGTACGATGAAGTTAAACGCCACGGCGGAGATGATACCTGTGACTTGGGAAGAATTTGGCAGAATACATCCTTTTGCGCCTTTATCCCAAACACACGGTTATCAAGTCTTGTTTCAACAACTAGAGACATGGTTAGGAGAAATTACCGGATTTGCTGGTGTTTCCTTACAACCTAACGCTGGTTCTCAGGGAGAATATACAGGATTGTTGGTAATTCGTCAGTATCACACCAGCCGAGGAGAAGCACACCGCAATGTTTGTTTGATTCCTACTTCTGCACATGGGACAAACCCGGCTAGCGCGGTGATGTGTGGGATGAAGGTTGTCGCAGTTGCCTGTGATGCCGATGGTAATATTGATGTTGATGACCTCAAAGCTAAGGCAGAAAAACACAGCCATGAACTTGCAGCTTTGATGGTGACTTATCCTTCAACTCATGGTGTGTTTGAAGCAGGTATTCAGGAAATTTGTGCTGTAATTCATAGTCACGGTGGACAAGTTTACATGGATGGGGCAAATATGAATGCCCAAGTGGGTATTTGTCGTCCTGGTGATATTGGCGCAGATGTCTGTCATTTAAACTTGCATAAAACATTCTGTATTCCCCACGGGGGCGGTGGCCCTGGTATGGGTCCGATTGGCGTTGCATCTCATCTTGTACCATTTTTACCAGGACATCCAGTCATGGGGACTGGGGACTGGGGACTGGGGACTGGGAAACAAGAAATATCCAATACCAAAGTTGGTGCTGTGGCGGCTGCGCCTTGGGGAAGTGCTAGTATTTTGGTGATTTCTTGGATGTATATTGCCATGATGGGAGCTGATGGTTTAACCCAAGCAACTAAGGTGGCAATTCTCAATGCTAATTACATCGCCAAGAGACTAGAAGATTACTATCCGGTGTTGTACAAAGGGCAGAATGGTTTAGTTGCCCATGAGTGTATTTTAGATTTGCGATCGCTCAAAAAATCTGCCAACATCGAAATTGATGATGTCGCCAAGCGTCTGATGGACTATGGTTTCCACGCGCCGACTGTCTCTTGGCCTGTGGGGGGGACAATTATGGTAGAACCTACAGAAAGCGAATCTAAAGCAGAATTAGATCGTTTTTGTGATGCGCTGATAGCAATTCGGCAAGAGATTGCGGAAATTGAAGCAGGTAAGATGGATACTCAAGATAATCTCTTGAAAAATGCCCCCCACACTGTCGAAAGTCTCATCAGTGGAGAATGGCAACATTCCTATTCTCGTGAACAAGCCGCCTACCCTGCACCGTGGACACGAGAACATAAATTCTGGCCGAGTGTAGGTAGAATTGACGCGGCTTTTGGAGACAGGAATTTTGTTTGTTCTTGTCTACCGATGGATGCTTATAGCTAA
- the nadC gene encoding carboxylating nicotinate-nucleotide diphosphorylase: protein MRVLSYSVPESDEESKKVVINASILPPWIVLDSLLHSWLLEDIGRGDRTTNSLIAPDTTSGTAKWIAKAPGIVAGLPFAARVFQLLNEKVQFTLTSDEGAFCESGQVVAEIHGSLDALLMGERVALNLVMGLSGIATLTSIYVERIADLPARLVDTRKTTPGLRLLQKYATALGGAVNHRMGLDDAVMIKDNHITAAGGIDAAIMQIRSQIPYPLTIEVETENIEQVKQALEHQADIIMLDNMPLDIMCQAVQLIRQQDRRVKIEASGNVTLETIRAVAETGVDYISTSAPITQSKWLDLSMKII, encoded by the coding sequence ATGAGGGTTTTAAGCTATAGTGTTCCTGAAAGTGATGAGGAAAGCAAGAAGGTTGTGATTAATGCTAGTATTTTGCCGCCTTGGATAGTTTTAGATTCTTTATTGCACAGCTGGTTGTTAGAAGATATTGGTAGGGGCGATCGCACTACAAATAGTCTCATAGCTCCAGATACTACTTCAGGAACAGCCAAATGGATTGCCAAAGCACCAGGGATAGTTGCTGGATTACCATTTGCTGCTAGGGTGTTTCAGCTTTTAAATGAGAAAGTTCAGTTTACTCTTACATCTGATGAGGGTGCATTCTGTGAGTCAGGACAGGTAGTTGCAGAAATTCATGGTTCGCTGGATGCTTTATTGATGGGAGAAAGAGTTGCGCTGAATTTGGTGATGGGTTTGAGTGGGATTGCCACGCTCACTAGTATATATGTAGAGCGAATTGCAGACTTGCCTGCTCGCTTGGTGGATACACGGAAAACTACTCCAGGATTGAGATTGTTGCAAAAGTATGCAACGGCTTTAGGTGGTGCAGTTAATCACCGTATGGGATTGGATGATGCAGTAATGATTAAGGATAATCATATTACTGCGGCTGGGGGGATTGACGCAGCTATCATGCAGATACGTTCTCAAATTCCTTATCCTTTGACAATAGAGGTAGAGACGGAAAATATAGAACAGGTGAAGCAAGCTTTAGAGCATCAAGCGGACATTATTATGTTGGATAATATGCCATTGGATATAATGTGTCAGGCAGTGCAGTTGATTCGTCAGCAAGATCGCCGAGTAAAAATTGAAGCTTCTGGAAATGTGACTTTAGAGACGATTCGCGCTGTGGCTGAAACCGGTGTTGATTATATTTCTACTAGTGCGCCGATTACACAGTCGAAGTGGTTGGATTTGAGTATGAAAATTATTTGA
- the gcvH gene encoding glycine cleavage system protein GcvH yields the protein MSFEYPQDLKYLDTHEYVRLDGEIATIGITEFAVDQLGDVVFLELPEIGDLLTKGDTFGSIESVKAVEDLNAPITGTVVERNEALMESPEAVADDPYGEGWFLKVRINDPDELIDALTADEYRAEVEGE from the coding sequence ATGTCTTTTGAATACCCTCAAGATTTGAAATATTTAGATACTCATGAATACGTGAGGCTAGATGGGGAAATTGCCACTATTGGTATTACAGAGTTTGCCGTAGACCAATTGGGTGATGTAGTATTTTTGGAACTGCCAGAAATCGGTGACTTACTAACTAAAGGTGATACCTTTGGCTCGATTGAATCAGTTAAAGCTGTTGAAGATTTAAACGCACCCATCACAGGTACAGTGGTAGAACGCAACGAGGCTTTAATGGAATCTCCCGAAGCCGTTGCAGATGATCCTTACGGTGAAGGGTGGTTTCTCAAAGTCCGTATTAATGATCCTGATGAACTCATTGATGCCTTGACTGCTGATGAGTATCGCGCTGAGGTAGAAGGAGAATAG
- the gcvT gene encoding glycine cleavage system aminomethyltransferase GcvT, translated as MANQQDTAQTLVRTPLYQLGVELKARFTSFGGWEMPVQFSGIAREHAAVRTTAGMFDISHMGKFTLQGKNLISQLQVLVPSDLNRLQPGQAQYTVLLNPQGGIIDDIIVYYQGEDPTGTQKAFIIVNAATTNKDKTWILSHLDQNQVQFQDLSPAKVLIAIQGPKAINYLQPFVQEDLQQLKAFGHLETTILGQRAFIARTGYTGEDGFEVLVDPAIGVELWRSLNNAGVVPCGLGARDTLRLEAAMALYGQDIDDNTTPLEAGLGWLVHLDTKGDFIGRSVLEQQKATTVQRRLVGLQTQGRNIARHGYPVLADGKVVGEVTSGTLSPTLGNPIALAYVPTPLAKIGQHLQVEIRGKAHPAVVVKRPFYKSKSKG; from the coding sequence GTGGCTAATCAACAAGATACCGCCCAAACCCTAGTCAGAACCCCTTTATATCAACTGGGTGTAGAACTCAAAGCCCGCTTTACCAGCTTTGGCGGCTGGGAAATGCCAGTACAATTTAGTGGTATCGCCCGCGAACACGCAGCCGTGAGAACTACAGCCGGGATGTTTGATATTTCTCACATGGGCAAATTTACTCTCCAAGGTAAAAACCTAATTTCTCAACTCCAAGTTTTAGTTCCTTCCGACTTAAATCGGTTACAACCAGGACAAGCTCAATACACTGTGTTGTTAAATCCCCAAGGTGGCATTATCGATGACATCATCGTCTACTACCAAGGAGAAGATCCGACAGGTACACAAAAAGCATTCATTATCGTTAATGCAGCCACCACAAATAAAGATAAAACTTGGATATTGTCACACCTCGACCAAAATCAGGTGCAATTTCAAGATTTATCACCAGCAAAAGTCCTGATTGCTATCCAGGGGCCAAAAGCCATAAATTATCTACAACCATTTGTCCAAGAAGATTTACAACAACTCAAAGCCTTTGGACACCTAGAAACAACAATACTCGGTCAAAGAGCCTTTATCGCTCGCACAGGTTACACCGGCGAGGATGGTTTTGAAGTTTTAGTAGACCCAGCGATCGGGGTAGAATTGTGGCGCAGTCTCAACAATGCTGGCGTTGTTCCCTGTGGCTTAGGTGCAAGGGACACCCTACGACTAGAAGCAGCAATGGCCCTTTACGGACAAGATATTGATGACAACACCACCCCTCTAGAAGCAGGTTTAGGGTGGTTAGTTCACCTCGATACCAAAGGAGATTTTATCGGTCGGTCAGTTTTAGAGCAACAAAAAGCTACAACTGTACAACGCCGACTTGTAGGCTTGCAAACCCAAGGACGAAATATTGCCCGTCATGGCTACCCAGTGCTAGCAGACGGTAAAGTAGTTGGAGAAGTCACCAGTGGTACTCTATCGCCCACCCTGGGTAATCCTATTGCCCTAGCCTACGTTCCCACCCCACTCGCCAAAATCGGACAGCACCTACAAGTAGAAATTCGTGGTAAAGCCCACCCAGCCGTTGTAGTGAAACGCCCGTTTTATAAGTCGAAGAGTAAAGGCTAG
- a CDS encoding CHAT domain-containing protein — protein sequence MQYHLRYLSVLVLPVVIFWSFASVKSQEQQVTFPYNNGSTPQTLSQKNDRSLLEDLNTQAIADSRQNQHSPALQKLQQALTLTRETGNIFWEGVTLNNIGRVYQNQGQYELAFKSFQAAAIIYKQNNNLVERGKTYSNIGYLFQIQNQPELAIFFYKHCVINRELARLQPSTLSAPEPNAYNLTVDQTYRILSETLLKQGRVAEAQRTIDLLKVEELHNYLQNVPGNKRTAKGIEIIPGEKPVKQKLTETVDNAVVLGKELTTLRKIPPQVRSPQQNQRIKQLVTQQQQLLDAFNKFISSPAVTAQLEQISRTARRQNLDLENINEIRDNLARLPQKSAIIYPLVLQNSLQLVLVTADAPPIYRTVDVSREKLNKTIATFRQALTNPTRNVKTPARQLYDWLIKPIETELQQAGIESLLYAPDDQLRYIPLSALYDGQKWLVERYSVNHITSASLTNLNTPREQTLRVLAGAFTQGNYQVSVGNRQVAFSGLPFAALEVENLAATFPQTKKLLDDAFSPQVTVPQMDDYTIVHLATHAAFVVGKPQDSFILFGNGDRVNLNDISTWSLPHVDLVVLSACETGLGGKLGNGQEILGFGYQMQKTGAKAAIASLWSVDDGGTQILMSIFYANLSTGKITKASALQQAQIALITGKLNSVNNKFSTINASNLSHPYYWSPFILIGNSL from the coding sequence ATGCAATATCATCTCCGCTATTTAAGTGTTTTAGTTTTACCTGTAGTTATTTTCTGGAGTTTTGCGTCGGTAAAATCACAAGAGCAACAAGTAACTTTTCCATATAATAACGGAAGTACACCTCAAACATTATCTCAAAAAAATGACCGATCGCTTCTGGAGGATCTCAACACCCAAGCGATCGCTGACTCCCGACAAAACCAACACTCACCTGCATTACAAAAATTACAGCAAGCTTTGACCCTAACTAGAGAAACAGGCAATATTTTTTGGGAAGGTGTAACTTTAAACAATATCGGTAGAGTCTATCAAAATCAAGGACAGTATGAGCTAGCGTTCAAATCTTTTCAAGCAGCAGCAATTATCTATAAACAGAATAACAATCTTGTGGAACGAGGCAAGACATACAGTAACATCGGCTACTTGTTTCAAATTCAAAATCAACCAGAGTTGGCAATTTTTTTTTACAAGCATTGTGTAATTAATCGTGAATTAGCACGTTTACAACCATCTACTTTATCTGCACCTGAACCAAATGCTTACAATCTGACGGTAGATCAAACATACCGAATTTTAAGTGAAACATTACTCAAACAGGGACGTGTAGCCGAAGCACAACGGACTATAGATTTACTCAAGGTAGAAGAACTACACAATTATCTGCAAAATGTCCCTGGAAATAAACGCACGGCTAAAGGTATTGAGATTATCCCAGGCGAAAAGCCTGTTAAACAGAAGTTAACCGAGACGGTAGATAACGCGGTGGTATTGGGTAAAGAACTGACAACATTAAGAAAAATACCTCCACAAGTGCGATCGCCACAACAAAACCAACGCATTAAGCAACTGGTGACACAACAGCAGCAACTTTTAGACGCATTCAACAAATTTATTAGTAGTCCAGCCGTAACAGCACAATTAGAGCAAATTAGCCGGACTGCTAGACGGCAAAATTTAGATTTAGAAAATATCAACGAGATTCGAGATAATCTAGCTAGACTACCACAAAAATCGGCAATTATCTATCCTTTAGTTCTCCAGAATAGTTTGCAGTTAGTCTTAGTCACTGCCGATGCGCCACCAATTTATCGGACTGTAGATGTTTCTAGAGAAAAACTCAACAAAACCATCGCTACCTTTCGTCAAGCCTTAACTAATCCCACTCGCAACGTGAAAACACCAGCACGTCAATTGTATGACTGGCTAATTAAACCCATAGAAACCGAACTCCAGCAAGCTGGAATAGAAAGCTTGCTTTATGCACCAGATGATCAGTTACGCTACATTCCCCTCTCAGCCTTGTATGATGGTCAAAAATGGCTAGTTGAGCGTTATAGTGTCAATCACATTACATCTGCTAGCTTGACTAACTTGAACACTCCCCGCGAGCAAACTTTGCGAGTTTTAGCGGGTGCTTTTACTCAAGGTAATTACCAAGTTAGTGTGGGAAATCGCCAAGTTGCATTTTCCGGCTTGCCATTTGCGGCTTTAGAAGTGGAAAATTTAGCAGCCACTTTTCCCCAGACTAAGAAACTTTTAGATGATGCTTTTAGTCCCCAGGTGACTGTACCGCAAATGGATGATTACACAATTGTGCATTTAGCAACTCATGCCGCCTTTGTCGTGGGTAAGCCACAAGATTCGTTCATTTTATTTGGTAATGGCGATCGCGTGAATCTGAATGATATTTCTACTTGGTCACTACCTCATGTAGATTTGGTAGTCTTGAGCGCCTGTGAAACTGGTTTGGGTGGCAAGTTAGGTAATGGACAAGAAATTCTAGGCTTTGGTTATCAGATGCAAAAAACTGGTGCTAAAGCAGCGATCGCTTCATTATGGTCTGTAGATGATGGTGGTACGCAAATATTAATGAGTATTTTTTATGCCAACTTATCGACAGGAAAAATTACGAAAGCCTCAGCTTTACAACAAGCTCAAATAGCTTTGATTACTGGCAAGTTAAATTCAGTTAACAACAAGTTTTCCACTATTAATGCAAGTAACCTTAGTCACCCATACTATTGGTCACCTTTTATTCTGATTGGTAACAGTTTGTAA
- a CDS encoding thioesterase family protein, with the protein MSEEQLSQAQIPSTSAIELPSTTDFDSWFTYPVKIQPHHTDYAGVAWHGSYINWMEEARIECLRSIGIDYVDLVALGCDLPVVELSLRYHRAIQLGMTVLVKTRMTDVTGVRLNWDYAIVSTDGEQLFTTAKVTLVALDRERGKIMRQLPTSVKDALAKVSLIQDK; encoded by the coding sequence ATGTCTGAAGAACAATTAAGCCAAGCACAAATACCATCTACCAGTGCGATCGAACTTCCCTCTACTACCGACTTTGATAGCTGGTTTACATATCCTGTAAAAATACAACCTCATCACACTGATTATGCAGGTGTTGCGTGGCACGGTAGCTACATCAACTGGATGGAAGAAGCACGGATAGAATGCTTGCGTTCCATAGGTATTGATTATGTTGATTTAGTCGCTTTGGGATGTGATTTGCCAGTTGTCGAACTTTCCCTACGTTATCATCGTGCCATTCAACTAGGTATGACAGTTTTAGTCAAAACGCGCATGACAGATGTAACTGGTGTTCGTCTCAACTGGGATTATGCGATCGTTTCTACTGATGGAGAGCAATTATTTACTACTGCCAAAGTCACTTTAGTAGCTTTAGATCGGGAAAGAGGTAAAATTATGCGTCAGCTACCAACAAGTGTTAAAGATGCCCTAGCTAAAGTTTCTTTAATACAAGATAAGTAA
- a CDS encoding 2-phosphosulfolactate phosphatase family protein codes for MKLFVYHTPEQTPTGQAPDCAIAVDVLRATSTIATVLSAGGEAVQVFSDLEQLIAVSETWPAQKRLRAGERGGAKVAGFELGNSPLDCTPELVEGRRLFISTTNGTRALKRIEDSPTVLTAAFINRAAVVNYLVEKQPETVWIVGSGWEGSFSLEDTACAGAIAHGVVEQSHLPPEDVAGNDEVISAIALYSQWQKDLLGLFHHASHGKRLVRLDCHEDLKYCSQTDVLAVLPTQQEPGIFKSKS; via the coding sequence GTGAAGCTATTCGTATACCATACCCCGGAACAAACTCCTACAGGTCAAGCTCCTGACTGCGCGATCGCAGTTGATGTCTTGCGAGCTACGAGTACTATAGCAACTGTCTTATCGGCTGGAGGCGAAGCTGTGCAAGTCTTCAGTGATTTAGAACAACTGATCGCTGTCAGTGAAACCTGGCCAGCACAAAAACGATTGCGTGCTGGTGAACGTGGTGGTGCGAAAGTTGCTGGTTTTGAGTTGGGTAACTCTCCTCTCGACTGTACGCCAGAATTGGTGGAGGGACGGCGTTTGTTTATTAGTACTACTAATGGCACTCGCGCTTTAAAAAGGATAGAAGACTCCCCCACTGTACTAACAGCCGCTTTTATTAACCGAGCCGCAGTAGTTAATTATCTTGTGGAAAAGCAACCGGAAACAGTTTGGATTGTCGGTTCAGGTTGGGAAGGGAGTTTTTCTTTGGAGGATACCGCTTGTGCAGGTGCGATCGCTCATGGTGTAGTTGAACAATCCCATTTACCCCCAGAAGATGTAGCTGGGAATGATGAAGTAATTAGTGCGATCGCTCTTTACTCCCAATGGCAAAAGGATCTACTGGGGTTATTCCATCATGCTAGTCATGGCAAACGTCTTGTGCGTCTTGACTGTCATGAAGACCTGAAATATTGTTCTCAAACTGATGTTTTAGCTGTCTTACCCACTCAGCAGGAACCAGGGATATTTAAAAGTAAAAGTTAA
- a CDS encoding pentapeptide repeat-containing protein produces MKFCRVLASLVLAVVLFLFPLSAQAASSSSITRSAGDELKGKDFSSQSLIGTEFTNISLENANFSNADLRGGVFNGTVLEGVNLHGVDFSNGIAYLAKFSNADLTDAVLADAMMLRSSFDNVDVTGADFTNAVLDGPQVKKLCVKASGVNSKTGVDTRESLGCK; encoded by the coding sequence ATGAAATTTTGCCGAGTGTTAGCTAGTCTTGTTTTAGCTGTGGTGTTATTTTTGTTTCCTCTGTCGGCGCAAGCTGCTAGTTCTTCCAGTATTACTCGTTCGGCTGGTGATGAACTCAAGGGAAAAGATTTTAGTAGTCAAAGTTTAATTGGTACTGAGTTTACCAATATCAGCTTAGAGAATGCTAATTTTAGCAATGCCGACTTACGTGGTGGTGTATTTAACGGCACGGTGTTAGAGGGAGTTAATCTACATGGTGTAGATTTTAGCAACGGGATTGCCTATTTAGCTAAGTTCTCAAACGCTGATTTGACTGATGCTGTGTTGGCAGATGCGATGATGCTGCGTTCTAGTTTTGACAATGTTGACGTTACTGGTGCAGATTTTACCAATGCGGTTTTAGATGGGCCACAGGTGAAAAAACTGTGTGTTAAAGCTAGTGGGGTGAATTCTAAAACTGGTGTAGATACTCGTGAGTCTTTGGGTTGTAAGTAA
- the rnhA gene encoding ribonuclease HI: MMTQPVIESIYTDGACTGNPGPGGWGVVVYFHDGSVHEMGGGASHTTNNKMEMQAAIAALKFLHDSGQPQPITLYTDSEYLINCVTKWVAGWKKKGWKKADGNPVQNQDLLETLDELNTKQVNWHHVRGHSGNVGNERCDVIARSFANGKVPSLQQLPTFNSHKSLPDHYENHVAKVPDYVKTSTIVHKKTQEISTSALNINTMEPSTAHAAATIDEKPPEKRVEQLRNLVETLHIADEIAEKGYLITSSELADLMDVHASAVTSRGDQWRWRNWIVSRVRREGNQILWELERGDRLGGEDE, from the coding sequence ATCATGACTCAACCAGTAATTGAAAGCATATATACCGATGGTGCTTGCACAGGTAATCCTGGCCCTGGGGGTTGGGGTGTTGTAGTTTATTTTCATGATGGCTCAGTTCATGAAATGGGTGGTGGGGCTAGTCATACCACGAATAATAAGATGGAGATGCAAGCGGCGATCGCTGCTTTAAAATTCCTTCACGATTCTGGACAACCTCAACCTATTACCCTTTATACCGATAGTGAGTACTTAATCAACTGTGTAACGAAGTGGGTAGCAGGCTGGAAAAAAAAGGGTTGGAAAAAAGCCGACGGTAATCCAGTTCAGAATCAAGACCTTTTGGAAACTTTAGATGAACTGAATACAAAGCAGGTGAATTGGCATCATGTTCGTGGTCATTCTGGTAACGTTGGTAACGAAAGGTGTGATGTGATTGCTCGCTCTTTCGCTAATGGTAAAGTCCCGTCTCTACAGCAACTTCCTACTTTCAATTCTCACAAATCTTTACCTGATCATTACGAAAATCATGTAGCAAAAGTACCTGATTATGTTAAAACCTCTACAATAGTTCACAAAAAAACACAAGAAATCAGTACTTCTGCTTTAAACATCAACACTATGGAACCATCTACCGCACACGCTGCGGCTACAATCGATGAAAAACCGCCAGAAAAGCGGGTTGAACAACTCCGTAACTTAGTAGAAACTCTGCATATTGCCGATGAAATTGCGGAAAAAGGCTACTTAATCACTAGTTCTGAGCTAGCAGATTTAATGGATGTCCATGCCAGCGCCGTCACCAGCCGTGGTGATCAGTGGCGTTGGCGCAACTGGATTGTCTCACGGGTACGCCGTGAAGGTAATCAAATTCTCTGGGAATTGGAACGAGGCGATCGCTTGGGAGGTGAAGATGAGTGA